One genomic segment of Deinococcus seoulensis includes these proteins:
- a CDS encoding DUF6065 family protein → MHYHEPKLRIVQLFPNAPDVQAADPTLNGTIPLRGYRYCDPFTSANGHGWYVYAPMNFSLRWDGVEFMWRNDEAEKPAWHRLTPQYYPGFRDHIEQTAPEFVKPYINLPFIGKATDPGLLLFWPGIIGFTSAGWSLLVRAPVNYPVPTSYQVYDGIIETDWWNGPIISPLKIIKTDTIISFKRQVPVFQLQLVKKETYLNREGLLQMTHSPDLNEDDWLSFRQALAMRNHTESRPGVYKVQANKIRRMQFNPTKLEKRT, encoded by the coding sequence ATGCACTATCACGAACCAAAACTCCGAATTGTCCAATTGTTTCCCAACGCACCGGATGTGCAGGCTGCTGACCCCACTCTCAATGGCACCATTCCTTTGCGGGGGTATCGTTACTGTGATCCCTTCACCAGCGCCAATGGTCATGGATGGTACGTCTACGCTCCTATGAACTTCAGCCTCCGGTGGGATGGCGTGGAGTTTATGTGGCGCAATGACGAGGCAGAAAAACCTGCTTGGCATCGGTTAACCCCGCAATACTACCCGGGGTTCCGCGACCACATTGAGCAGACCGCCCCAGAGTTCGTAAAGCCGTACATCAACCTGCCGTTTATTGGGAAGGCCACTGATCCTGGGTTGCTGCTATTCTGGCCGGGCATCATCGGCTTTACGTCCGCTGGCTGGAGTTTACTGGTGCGCGCACCAGTAAACTACCCAGTACCTACTAGCTATCAAGTGTATGACGGCATTATAGAGACCGATTGGTGGAATGGCCCTATCATTTCACCCCTTAAAATTATTAAAACAGATACTATTATTTCATTTAAACGTCAAGTTCCGGTATTTCAGTTACAGCTCGTAAAAAAAGAAACCTACCTAAACCGAGAGGGACTCCTCCAAATGACACATAGTCCAGACTTAAACGAGGATGACTGGCTGTCATTTAGGCAAGCCCTGGCGATGCGTAACCACACGGAATCTCGCCCCGGAGTGTACAAAGTGCAGGCCAACAAGATCAGGCGGATGCAGTTCAATCCGACGAAATTGGAGAAGCGGACATGA